A window from Drosophila kikkawai strain 14028-0561.14 chromosome 2L, DkikHiC1v2, whole genome shotgun sequence encodes these proteins:
- the Cul3 gene encoding cullin-3-A isoform X2, which yields MNLRGNPPKKEGKMRIRAFPASMDEKYVETIWASLKNAIQEIQKKNNSGLSFEQLYRNAYNMVLHKHGNRLYYGLREVVSEHLEHKVRAEVLESLHSNFLPKLNQAWTDHQTSMVMIRDILMYMDRVYVQQREVDNVYNLGLILFKDQVVRYGEIQKALREKLLGMVMEERHGEAINHLAIKNACSMLITLGINSRTVYEEDFEKPFLAQSAAFYKFESQNFLAENNAGVYIKKVEARITEESSRAALYLDKDTEPRIVRVVEEELIKKHMRPIVEMENSGVVYMIKNSKTEDLACTYKLFSRLKEEGLKVIADTMSAYLREQGRMLVKEEENGNTNPITFVQNLLDLKDRFDQFLVHSFANDRIFKNVISSDFEHFLNLNNKSPEYLSLFIDDKLKKGGKGMSEQEIESILDKTMVLFRFLLEKDVFERYYKTHLAKRLLLNKSVSDDFEKNMISKLKTECGCQFTSKLEGMFKDMSVSNTIMDEFKNYVNNNNLSLGGVELTVRILTTGFWPTQTATPNCNIPAAPREAFEIFKSFYLNKHSGRQLTLQPQMGTAYINAVFYGRKAADSEKDKDAPSSSSSGCAVPTTTRKHILQVSTYQMCVLLLFNNRDVLTYDDIHQETDIPERELVRALQSLSMGKPAQRLLVRNSKTKTKDIEPTDEFYVNDAFVSKFHRVKIQTVAAKGESEPERKETRGKVDEDRKHEIEAAIVRIMKARKRMAHNLLVSDVTSQLKSRFLPSPVFIKKRIEGLIEREYLQRSPEDRKVYNYLA from the exons ATGAATCTACGGGGAAATCCTCCAAAGAAGGAGGGCAAAATGCGTATACGCGCCTTTCCG GCCTCCATGGACGAAAAGTACGTGGAGACGATTTGGGCCAGCCTGAAGAACGCTATCCAGGAGATACAGAAGAAAAACAATTCCGGTCTGTCGTTTGAACAGCTCTATCGGAATGCCTACAACATGGTGCTGCACAAGCACGGCAACAGACTATACTACGGGCTGAGGGAGGTCGTATCCGAGCATCTGGAGCACAAGGTGAGGGCGGAGGTGCTGGAGAGTCTGCACAGCAACTTTCTGCCCAAGCTGAACCAGGCCTGGACGGATCATCAGACCTCCATGGTGATGATACGCGACATACTCATGTACATGGACAGGGTCTATGTGCAGCAGCGTGAGGTGGACAATGTATACAATCTGGGATTGATATTGTTCAAGGATCAG GTGGTTCGCTATGGAGAGATTCAAAAGGCCCTGCGGGAGAAGCTGCTGGGCATGGTAATGGAGGAGCGACATGGCGAGGCCATTAACCATTTGGCCATCAAAAACGCCTGCAGCATGCTAATCACTTTAGGCATCAACTCGCGCACTGTCTACGAGGAGGACTTTGAAAAGCCCTTCCTTGCCCAGTCGGCGGCCTTTTACAAATTCGAGTCGCAGAACTTTCTTGCCGAGAACAACGCTGGCGTTTACATCAAGAAAGTGGAGGCCCGCATCACAGAGGAATCGTCACGGGCAGCGCTCTACCTAGACAAGGACACTGAGCCGCGCATTGTGCGAGTtgtggaggaggagctgaTCAAGAAGCACATGCGCCCGATCGTGGAGATGGAAAACTCGGGCGTGGTCTACATGATCAAGAACTCAAAGACCGAAGATCTGGCCTGCACATACAAGCTCTTCTCGCGCCTCAAGGAGGAGGGCCTCAAGGTGATAGCGGACACCATGTCGGCGTATTTGCGAGAGCAGGGACGCATGCTGgtcaaggaggaggagaatgGCAACACGAATCCCATTACGTTCGTGCAGAATCTGTTGGATCTCAAGGATCGCTTTGATCAGTTTCTGGTTCACTCATTCGCCAACGATCGCATCTTCAAGAATGTCATCTCCTCGGACTTTGAGCATTTCTTAAATTTGAATAACAAATCGCCGGAATATCTGTCGCTTTTCATTGACGACAAACTGAAAAAGGGTGGCAAGGGA ATGAGCGAGCAGGAAATCGAGTCTATTTTGGACAAGACCATGGTGCTTTTCCGTTTCCTGTTGGAGAAGGATGTCTTTGAGCGCTATTACAAGACGCATTTAGCCAAGCGACTGCTGCTAAACAAATCAGTCTCTGATGATTTCGAGAAGAATATGATATCCAAACTAAAG ACTGAATGCGGCTGTCAATTCACCTCGAAGCTAGAGGGCATGTTTAAGGACATGTCCGTCTCCAATACGATCATGGATGAGTTCAAGAACtatgtaaataataacaatttatcCTTGGGCGGTGTTGAGCTAACGGTACGCATACTAACCACGGGATTCTGGCCAACACAG ACAGCAACTCCCAACTGCAACATACCCGCCGCACCCCGCGAAGCCTTTGAAATTTTCAAGAGCTTCTATCTGAACAAACACTCAGGACGTCAGCTAACGTTACAGCCTCAAATGG GCACTGCCTATATAAACGCCGTGTTTTATGGCCGCAAAGCAGCCGACAGTGAGAAGGACAAGGATGCACCCAGCTCCAGTTCGAGCGGGTGTGCAGTGCCCACCACCACACGCAAGCACATACTGCAGGTGTCCACATACCAG ATGTGCGTTTTGCTGCTGTTTAACAACCGCGATGTGCTCACCTATGATGACATCCACCAGGAGACGGATATACCAGAGCGGGAGCTGGTAAGAGCCCTTCAGTCGCTGTCTATGGGCAAGCCAGCTCAGCGCTTGCTGGTGCGTAATTCCAAGACGAAAACCAAGGATATTGAGCCCACGGATGAGTTCTATGTGAACGATGCCTTTGTGTCAAAGTTCCACAG GGTGAAGATACAGACGGTGGCCGCTAAGGGCGAATCAGAGCCAGAGCGCAAGGAGACGCGCGGCAAGGTCGATGAGGATCGAAAGCACGAAATTGAGGCAGCGATTGTGCGCATCATGAAGGCGCGCAAGCGTATGGCG CACAACTTACTGGTGTCGGACGTGACGTCGCAGCTAAAATCGCGCTTCTTGCCCTCACCTGTGTTCATCAAGAAGCGGATCGAGGGCCTCATTGAGCGCGAGTATCTGCAACGATCACCCGAGGACCGCAAGGTGTACAACTACTTGGCCTAA
- the Cul3 gene encoding cullin-3-A isoform X1 — translation MQGRNPRQQQPEPLNNLNVNGNRHSRVVASSNFNPISGGGGGVNRETADTGASTGAYRVSRHSVLQANTSFQSQQQQQSWQTTYDRRHHVARTGRTRAENSYPEGPSPASSPVSVSASPPAAAPASIDNSPIVRANGPDIKDIAEGPRPKDIVRKYPLWMPEYKRKAFNASMDEKYVETIWASLKNAIQEIQKKNNSGLSFEQLYRNAYNMVLHKHGNRLYYGLREVVSEHLEHKVRAEVLESLHSNFLPKLNQAWTDHQTSMVMIRDILMYMDRVYVQQREVDNVYNLGLILFKDQVVRYGEIQKALREKLLGMVMEERHGEAINHLAIKNACSMLITLGINSRTVYEEDFEKPFLAQSAAFYKFESQNFLAENNAGVYIKKVEARITEESSRAALYLDKDTEPRIVRVVEEELIKKHMRPIVEMENSGVVYMIKNSKTEDLACTYKLFSRLKEEGLKVIADTMSAYLREQGRMLVKEEENGNTNPITFVQNLLDLKDRFDQFLVHSFANDRIFKNVISSDFEHFLNLNNKSPEYLSLFIDDKLKKGGKGMSEQEIESILDKTMVLFRFLLEKDVFERYYKTHLAKRLLLNKSVSDDFEKNMISKLKTECGCQFTSKLEGMFKDMSVSNTIMDEFKNYVNNNNLSLGGVELTVRILTTGFWPTQTATPNCNIPAAPREAFEIFKSFYLNKHSGRQLTLQPQMGTAYINAVFYGRKAADSEKDKDAPSSSSSGCAVPTTTRKHILQVSTYQMCVLLLFNNRDVLTYDDIHQETDIPERELVRALQSLSMGKPAQRLLVRNSKTKTKDIEPTDEFYVNDAFVSKFHRVKIQTVAAKGESEPERKETRGKVDEDRKHEIEAAIVRIMKARKRMAHNLLVSDVTSQLKSRFLPSPVFIKKRIEGLIEREYLQRSPEDRKVYNYLA, via the exons ATGCAAGGTCGTAATCcccgccagcagcagccggaaCCCCTGAATAATCTGAACGTCAATGGCAACCGTCACAGTCGTGTTGTGGCTTCATCCAACTTTAACCCAATAAGCGGTGGAGGTGGCGGCGTGAACAGGGAAACGGCTGACACCGGAGCCTCCACGGGAGCCTACCGGGTCTCTAGGCACTCTGTACTACAGGCTAATACTTCCTTtcagtcgcagcagcagcagcagtcatGGCAGACTACATATGATAGGCGCCACCATGTCGCCAGAACTGGTCGGACGCGAGCTGAGAATAGTTATCCCGAGGGACCCTCTCCCGCGTCCTCGCCCGTCTCAGTTTCAGCGTCACCTCccgctgctgctcccgctTCCATTGACAACAGCCCAATCGTCAGAGCCAATGGTCCCGATATCAAGGATATTGCAGAGGGTCCACGTCCCAAGGATATTGTTCGCAAGTACCCGCTATGGATGCCCGAGTACAAGCGAAAGGCCTTCAAT GCCTCCATGGACGAAAAGTACGTGGAGACGATTTGGGCCAGCCTGAAGAACGCTATCCAGGAGATACAGAAGAAAAACAATTCCGGTCTGTCGTTTGAACAGCTCTATCGGAATGCCTACAACATGGTGCTGCACAAGCACGGCAACAGACTATACTACGGGCTGAGGGAGGTCGTATCCGAGCATCTGGAGCACAAGGTGAGGGCGGAGGTGCTGGAGAGTCTGCACAGCAACTTTCTGCCCAAGCTGAACCAGGCCTGGACGGATCATCAGACCTCCATGGTGATGATACGCGACATACTCATGTACATGGACAGGGTCTATGTGCAGCAGCGTGAGGTGGACAATGTATACAATCTGGGATTGATATTGTTCAAGGATCAG GTGGTTCGCTATGGAGAGATTCAAAAGGCCCTGCGGGAGAAGCTGCTGGGCATGGTAATGGAGGAGCGACATGGCGAGGCCATTAACCATTTGGCCATCAAAAACGCCTGCAGCATGCTAATCACTTTAGGCATCAACTCGCGCACTGTCTACGAGGAGGACTTTGAAAAGCCCTTCCTTGCCCAGTCGGCGGCCTTTTACAAATTCGAGTCGCAGAACTTTCTTGCCGAGAACAACGCTGGCGTTTACATCAAGAAAGTGGAGGCCCGCATCACAGAGGAATCGTCACGGGCAGCGCTCTACCTAGACAAGGACACTGAGCCGCGCATTGTGCGAGTtgtggaggaggagctgaTCAAGAAGCACATGCGCCCGATCGTGGAGATGGAAAACTCGGGCGTGGTCTACATGATCAAGAACTCAAAGACCGAAGATCTGGCCTGCACATACAAGCTCTTCTCGCGCCTCAAGGAGGAGGGCCTCAAGGTGATAGCGGACACCATGTCGGCGTATTTGCGAGAGCAGGGACGCATGCTGgtcaaggaggaggagaatgGCAACACGAATCCCATTACGTTCGTGCAGAATCTGTTGGATCTCAAGGATCGCTTTGATCAGTTTCTGGTTCACTCATTCGCCAACGATCGCATCTTCAAGAATGTCATCTCCTCGGACTTTGAGCATTTCTTAAATTTGAATAACAAATCGCCGGAATATCTGTCGCTTTTCATTGACGACAAACTGAAAAAGGGTGGCAAGGGA ATGAGCGAGCAGGAAATCGAGTCTATTTTGGACAAGACCATGGTGCTTTTCCGTTTCCTGTTGGAGAAGGATGTCTTTGAGCGCTATTACAAGACGCATTTAGCCAAGCGACTGCTGCTAAACAAATCAGTCTCTGATGATTTCGAGAAGAATATGATATCCAAACTAAAG ACTGAATGCGGCTGTCAATTCACCTCGAAGCTAGAGGGCATGTTTAAGGACATGTCCGTCTCCAATACGATCATGGATGAGTTCAAGAACtatgtaaataataacaatttatcCTTGGGCGGTGTTGAGCTAACGGTACGCATACTAACCACGGGATTCTGGCCAACACAG ACAGCAACTCCCAACTGCAACATACCCGCCGCACCCCGCGAAGCCTTTGAAATTTTCAAGAGCTTCTATCTGAACAAACACTCAGGACGTCAGCTAACGTTACAGCCTCAAATGG GCACTGCCTATATAAACGCCGTGTTTTATGGCCGCAAAGCAGCCGACAGTGAGAAGGACAAGGATGCACCCAGCTCCAGTTCGAGCGGGTGTGCAGTGCCCACCACCACACGCAAGCACATACTGCAGGTGTCCACATACCAG ATGTGCGTTTTGCTGCTGTTTAACAACCGCGATGTGCTCACCTATGATGACATCCACCAGGAGACGGATATACCAGAGCGGGAGCTGGTAAGAGCCCTTCAGTCGCTGTCTATGGGCAAGCCAGCTCAGCGCTTGCTGGTGCGTAATTCCAAGACGAAAACCAAGGATATTGAGCCCACGGATGAGTTCTATGTGAACGATGCCTTTGTGTCAAAGTTCCACAG GGTGAAGATACAGACGGTGGCCGCTAAGGGCGAATCAGAGCCAGAGCGCAAGGAGACGCGCGGCAAGGTCGATGAGGATCGAAAGCACGAAATTGAGGCAGCGATTGTGCGCATCATGAAGGCGCGCAAGCGTATGGCG CACAACTTACTGGTGTCGGACGTGACGTCGCAGCTAAAATCGCGCTTCTTGCCCTCACCTGTGTTCATCAAGAAGCGGATCGAGGGCCTCATTGAGCGCGAGTATCTGCAACGATCACCCGAGGACCGCAAGGTGTACAACTACTTGGCCTAA
- the UK114 gene encoding rutC family protein UK114 — protein sequence MSTIVRKLISTANAAKPVAPYNQAVVADRTVYVSGCLGLDKDTMKLVPGGPTEQAEKALENLEAVLKAADSGVDKVIKNTVFLKDLNDFGAVNEVYKKVFNKDFPARSCFQVAKLPMDALVEIECIALTGSVTTQTVQ from the exons ATGTCAACGATTGTGAGGAAATTAATCAGCACTGCAAATGCTGCCAAGCCAGTGGCTCCCTATAA cCAGGCGGTGGTGGCCGATCGCACAGTGTATGTGTCGGGTTGTCTGGGTCTGGACAAGGACACCATGAAGCTGGTTCCCGGTGGACCCACAGAGCAGGCAGAGAAGGCTCTGGAGAATCTTGAGGCTGTTCTCAAGGCCGCCGATTCGGGAGTGGATAAAGTGATCAAGAACACTGTCTTCCTGAAGGATCTCAATGATTTTGGGGCCGTCAATGAGGTCTACAAGAAGG TGTTCAATAAGGATTTCCCGGCCCGCAGTTGTTTCCAGGTGGCCAAGTTACCAATGGACGCTCTGGTGGAGATCGAGTGCATCGCCTTGACTGGATCTGTGACCACACAAACTGTGCAATAG